Proteins encoded together in one Neobacillus sp. FSL H8-0543 window:
- the ligA gene encoding NAD-dependent DNA ligase LigA yields the protein MDLQTAEHRAAELRNLLNQYGYEYYVLDKPSVPDSEYDRYMQELLELEAKFPQLNRADSPTQRVGGNILDLFEKVEHTAPMLSLGNAFNEQDLKDFDRRVRQAVGEEVTYVCELKIDGLAVSLRYEEGLFIQGATRGDGTIGEDITANLKTIKSIPLRLRENVSIEVRGEAYMPKSSFHALNKVKEERGEDLAANPRNAAAGSLRQLDPKIAASRNLDVFLYGIGAASKIEATSHSEGLNFLDRLGFKTNKERQKCGTIDEVIEYVNGWVDRRPHLPYEIDGIVIKVDSYKQQSELGTTAKSPRWAIAFKFPAEEVVTTLLGIELSVGRTGVITPTAILKPVKVAGSTVQRASLHNEDLIREKDIKLGDQVVIKKAGDIIPEVVNVLADQRTGEEVDFVMPSHCPECENELVRFEGEVALRCINPKCPAQIREGLIHFVSRTAMNIDGMGEKVISQLFAENLISDVADIYKLTGDQLLALERMGEKSVSNLLKAIEASKSNSLEKLLFGLGIRHVGAKAAKTLAQSFDTMDNLASATKEELLAINEIGEKMADAIVTFFEQEEAVELLEELSSAGVNMEYKGAKPVSAEESDSVFAGKTVVLTGKLEQLSRNEAKEKIEALGGNVSGSVSKKTHLVIAGVEAGSKLKKAQELGIEVWDEEKLLVEFNK from the coding sequence ATGGACCTTCAAACCGCTGAACACAGGGCCGCAGAATTAAGAAACCTCTTAAATCAATATGGCTATGAATATTATGTGTTAGATAAACCTTCCGTACCAGATTCGGAATATGACCGTTATATGCAAGAGTTACTAGAATTAGAAGCAAAGTTCCCGCAGTTAAATAGAGCGGATTCGCCTACCCAGCGTGTCGGCGGAAATATTCTAGACTTATTTGAAAAGGTTGAGCACACCGCGCCAATGTTAAGCTTGGGAAACGCTTTTAATGAACAGGACTTAAAGGATTTTGATCGCCGCGTCCGCCAGGCAGTTGGGGAAGAAGTCACATATGTTTGTGAATTGAAAATCGATGGACTCGCTGTGTCCTTACGTTATGAAGAAGGTTTATTTATCCAAGGGGCCACACGAGGTGATGGCACAATTGGTGAAGATATTACAGCTAACCTGAAAACAATCAAATCGATTCCTCTTCGTCTACGTGAAAATGTCTCGATTGAGGTTCGCGGGGAAGCTTATATGCCGAAGAGCTCCTTTCATGCTCTAAATAAAGTAAAAGAAGAACGGGGCGAGGATCTGGCAGCTAACCCTAGAAATGCGGCCGCGGGCTCATTAAGACAATTGGACCCTAAGATTGCGGCTTCTCGTAATCTGGATGTATTTTTATATGGAATAGGGGCTGCAAGCAAGATTGAGGCAACTTCCCATAGTGAAGGCCTAAATTTTTTAGACCGTCTTGGTTTTAAAACGAATAAAGAGCGGCAAAAATGCGGCACAATTGATGAAGTGATTGAATATGTGAATGGCTGGGTTGATCGACGACCTCATCTGCCGTATGAAATTGATGGAATTGTTATTAAGGTGGATTCATATAAGCAGCAGAGTGAGCTAGGGACAACTGCAAAAAGCCCGCGCTGGGCAATTGCATTTAAGTTTCCTGCTGAAGAAGTCGTTACGACTCTTTTGGGTATCGAACTCAGCGTTGGCCGTACCGGAGTCATCACGCCAACAGCGATATTGAAGCCTGTGAAAGTGGCTGGCTCAACGGTTCAGCGTGCTTCCTTGCATAATGAAGACTTAATCCGTGAAAAGGATATCAAACTTGGCGATCAAGTGGTAATCAAAAAAGCAGGGGATATTATCCCGGAAGTAGTCAATGTCCTTGCTGATCAACGAACAGGCGAAGAAGTTGATTTCGTAATGCCCTCTCACTGCCCGGAATGTGAAAATGAACTTGTTCGCTTTGAGGGGGAGGTTGCTTTAAGATGTATCAACCCAAAATGTCCTGCACAAATTCGCGAGGGATTAATACATTTTGTCTCCCGTACTGCGATGAACATTGATGGCATGGGAGAGAAAGTAATCAGCCAGCTTTTTGCTGAAAATTTAATTAGCGATGTGGCCGATATTTACAAGCTGACAGGCGACCAGCTTTTGGCTTTAGAAAGAATGGGTGAGAAATCCGTTTCTAATCTACTAAAAGCAATTGAGGCTTCAAAAAGTAATTCTCTTGAAAAATTACTATTTGGTCTAGGGATTCGTCATGTGGGGGCGAAAGCAGCAAAAACACTCGCACAGAGCTTTGATACAATGGATAATCTAGCTTCGGCAACAAAAGAGGAATTACTAGCCATTAATGAAATCGGCGAAAAAATGGCCGATGCCATTGTAACCTTCTTTGAACAGGAAGAGGCAGTTGAACTGTTGGAAGAATTATCTTCAGCAGGTGTTAATATGGAATACAAAGGAGCAAAACCTGTATCTGCTGAAGAGTCTGACAGTGTTTTTGCCGGGAAAACAGTGGTATTAACAGGAAAATTAGAACAGCTTTCTAGAAACGAAGCGAAAGAAAAGATAGAAGCTTTAGGAGGCAATGTTTCTGGCAGTGTGAGTAAGAAAACACATCTAGTCATTGCTGGAGTTGAGGCAGGTTCTAAGCTTAAGAAGGCACAGGAACTAGGAATTGAAGTATGGGACGAGGAGAAGCTACTCGTTGAATTTAATAAATAA